CGAGAGCAATACGCTTCTGATCATGCGTCCCTATCAGATCGCCGCCACCGAGCGACTGCTCTGGAAGATACGTAGCTCTTACCAGGCTAAGCTCTGGAGCAAGCCCGAGGGTGGAGGCTACATCTGGCACACGACCGGCTCGGGCAAGACGCTCACGAGCTTTAAGGCGGCACAGCTGGCGACGCAGATTGACTTCATTGATAAGGTCTTCTTCGTGGTAGACCGCAAGGATTTGGACTACCAGACGATGAAGGAGTACAAGCGCTTTGACGAGGAGAGTGTGACTGGCTCCAAGAGTACGGCTGGGCTGAAGAAAAACATCGAGACGACGAAAGGCAAGATCATCGTCACGACGATCCAGAAGCTCAACAACCTAATCAAGAGTGAGAGCAGTCTAGCGGTCTACAATGAGCAGGTGGTCTTTATCTTTGACGAGTGTCACAGGTCGCAGTTTGGCGAGGCGCAGCGTAACATACGGCGTAAGTTCAAGCGGTACTACCAGTTTGGCTTTACCGGCACGCCCATCTTCCCGGAGAATGCGCTGGGTGCCGATACGACGGCAAGTGTCTTCGGCCAGCAGCTACACGCTTATGTGATCACCGATGCGATACGTGATGAGAAGGTGCTGAAGTTTAAGGTGGACTACAACACGGTACTCCCACAGGCTCAAGCTGTCGAGCAGGAGCAAGATGAGGAGAAGCTACAGAGTGCAAAGAATAAGGCACTCCTGCTACACCCTGAGCGCATTCGTAAAGTGTCTGAGCATATCCTCACGGTCTATCGTGACAAGACGCACCGCACACTGGGGGATAGTATGGGCTTCAACGCTATGCTTGCCGTGAGCAGTGTAGAGGCTGCGAAGCTATACTATCAGGAACTGACACGGCTACAGGTTGGTGCGACTCGTCCGCTACGGATCGCTACGATTTTCTCCTATGCGCCCAATGAGGAGCAGCGTGCTATCGGTGAGATTATGGATGAGGGCTTCGAGCCGTCGGCACTGGACTACAGTGCTAAGGAGTTTCTCTCGCAGGTGATCGAGGAGTACAACGCTGCCTTTAAGGTCAACTTTGGGGTGGATAGCGATGGCTTCCAAAACTACTATCAGGACCTCTCGAAGCGTATGAAGGATCGTGAGGTGGATCTGCTGATCGTGGTGGGGATGTTTCTCACAGGCTTTGATGCGCCCCGTATGAATACGCTCTTTGTGGACAAGAACCTGCGCTACCATGGACTGCTGCAGGCGTTCTCCCGTACGAATCGTATCTACGATGCTACGAAGACGCTGGGCAATATCGTTTGCTTTAGAGATCTAGAGCCAGCGACGATCGAGGCCTTGAGACTCTTTGGCGATGAGAAGTCGCCCTATGAGATTCTAGAGCGGAGCTACAAGGAGTATCTGGAGGGCTTTACGGATGAGCAGACTCATCAGGCGCAGCGCGGCTATATGGAGGTGGTGCAGGAGCTACAGAGACGCTTCCCCGATGTGGACGAGATAGAGAAGACGCAGGACAAGCGGGCGTTTGTCAAGCTCTTTGGTGAGTACCTGAGGATCGACAATGTGTTGCAAAACTTCGATGAGTATGTGCAGTTGCGGGCTTTGCAGCAGATTGACAAGGAGGATGCCGAGGCGGTGGAAACCTTTAGAGCAGCGTACGGTATCTCGGAGGAGGAGCTGGCGACGATGATGACGATGGAGCTGCTCCCAGAGCGTGCTGTGCAGAACTACCGCTCTACCTACAACGATATCCGTGAGTGGCTCCACAAGCAGCGTCAGGGTGATGCGCCTAAGGAGACGCTCCGTGATTGGGACGATGTGGTCTTTGAGGTCACTCTGCTGAAGGCGCAGGAGATAAACCTTGACTATATACTGGGGCTGATCTTCGAGCATAATAAGGCGAGCATGAGCAAGCCAGATATCGTCGAGGAGATACGACGTATCATCCGAGCTAGTGTGGGCAGTAGAGCTAAGGAGGGACTGATCGTGGACTTTATCCATGAGACGGACCTAGATGCGCTAGAGACTAGGGCGGATGTGATCACGGCTTTCTTCTCCTATGCGCAGGAGCGTCAGCGGAGTGAGGCGGAGGAGCTGATCGCTGAGGAGGGGCTAAACGCTGATGCGGCTAGGCGCTACATACAGACCTCGCTACGGCGTGAGTATGCGAGCGATCAGGGTACGGATCTCTACGACATACTGCCTAAGATGAGCCCGCTCAATCGAAACTACCTGACGAAGAAGCAGAGCGTCTTCGAGCGTATCGCAGCCTTTGTGGAGAAGTTTAAGGGCGTGGGCGGTGAAGTCTAGCACGCCTCGCTGCCACCGCCGTACTCTTGTCTGATCATCGTCAGACAGATCATAGAGAGAAGCTCAATCGCTGAATAGCGGTTGAGCTTCTCTGCTGTTGTATCGTGCTGATGCTGTTGTACATACGAGTTCCAAAAAAAAAGTTCCCCGTTTGGAACTTTTTAGTTCCAAGGTAGGAACTCTTTAGTTCCAGCGGAGGAACTTTTTAGTTCCAAGGTAGGAACTTGAGTGAGACAAGTAACCCGTAACGTTGCCCTGTGGGGACGCACGAGAGTGTTTAGCGAGAGGGCGTCCGTTGTAGAACGACATAACGTGTAACCCAGTAACCTTAAACGGGGACGGACGCACAGATCGTGCGTCCCTACAGGATTGCGTCTCGCTTTGACACAACGGACGCCCTCCGGCTAGACACTCTCGTACGTCCCTACAAATACAGGTGTTACTGCGTCTGATGGCTGACCTTGTCGTGTTGATGTGGTTTGTGTAGGGGTGGACCTGCATGTCCGCCCACAGGGCATACAACGCTCCGATGAGGACGGGCGGACACATAGGTCCGCCCCTACAGGATTACGTCTCGCTTTGACGAAAAAGGGACGCACGGTCTAGATTGACCGTGCGTCCCTACGAGTGTGTGTGCGTGTAGTGGCTAGCCCTTGAGTAGCTTGTGGGCTGCGCGACCCTCGACACGTGGGGGCTTGGCGTAGTGCTCCTCGTAGGTTATGTACTGAGGTGCACTACCTGGAGCGATACGGGTGAAGATCTCTGCGATGACGCCTTGCTCCTCGGGGCTGAGGGCTACGTAGCCGTGGCGTATGCGCTTCATCTCGCTGTAGCCAAACTGCCTATTGAGTTGCGCCTGTACCTGTCGCCACTGGGCTAGGGTCAGATCGTCGTAGCTCCATACGAGTCCACGGGCGTAGCGTCTCAGCTTGTACTCGTAGTAGTTGGGACAGTGGTCGTATCCGCCCGCCTTGTCGATGAGCTGGGGATTGGTGATGGTGAGCAAGCTATTGCTGTGCTCGACCTCTGAGAGAGCGTTGTGCCAGAGGGTGCACTGCTCTCGTCGGGTGCATCGTGGTGTGTAACAACTAGCGTGTTCCATAAGTTTTTTGTGTTTAGTAAATCAGTTTATTGTGCTTTCAGGGTTAGATTAGGGTTAGTCTGGGGTTAGTTAGAGGCTTGTTATATACGCTCTAGGTGGGTGTAGCGGATGAGTACCTCGCGGGTCCTGCCGTCGTCGAAGTGGATGGTGAGCTTGCCACCCATGGCACTCTCGATGCGCTCTATCTTGCCGTCGCCATGACGTGGATGGCGCACGCGGTCGCCGACGTGGTAGCCGTCGATGCTCTCGAGGGCGTTGACCGGCGAACTCTTCGCAAGCATCTGCTGGGGTGTTGGCTGTTGGCTATTGGCCGTTGGCTGTTGGCTGTTGGCTGTTGGCTGTTGGCTGTTAGCTGTTGGCCATTGGCTGTTGGCCGTTAGCTGATAGCTGGTACCGATGGGTGCTGCCTCCTCGTGAAGGGTGTAGTGCGTCCGTGGCAGCTCGGCGATGAAGCGGCTGGGGATCATGAGCTCGGTCTTGCCGTTGCGCGTGCGTATGCTGGTATAGCTGAGTGTACAGAGCTTTTGGGCTCGTGTGATGCCGACGTAGAGGAGTCGGCGCTCCTCTTCGATCATCTCAGCGGTGTCGAGGCTGCGCGAGGAGGGGAGGAGGTTTTCCTCTACGCCAGCGATGTAGACGTAGGGGAACTCTAGTCCT
The sequence above is a segment of the Porphyromonas vaginalis genome. Coding sequences within it:
- a CDS encoding type I restriction endonuclease subunit R yields the protein MSQYKTIAQLPNYIVLEDYTKYAALAEPPAGYQSEAQLEQELIKDLKGLGYQYRPDIHTPATLLANLREQLERLNEVTFTDEEWQRLLREYLDNPSEGIIDRTRKVQRESEWDFVFDDGRMQNIRIVDKKLISRNQVQVINQFEQTGSEANRYDVTILVNGLPMVQVELKRRGVAIREAFNQVHRYSKESFNSENSLYKYLQIFVISNGTDTRYFANTLTRDKNSFDFTINWALANNKPIRDLKDFTATFFQRNTLLEVLLHYSVLDESNTLLIMRPYQIAATERLLWKIRSSYQAKLWSKPEGGGYIWHTTGSGKTLTSFKAAQLATQIDFIDKVFFVVDRKDLDYQTMKEYKRFDEESVTGSKSTAGLKKNIETTKGKIIVTTIQKLNNLIKSESSLAVYNEQVVFIFDECHRSQFGEAQRNIRRKFKRYYQFGFTGTPIFPENALGADTTASVFGQQLHAYVITDAIRDEKVLKFKVDYNTVLPQAQAVEQEQDEEKLQSAKNKALLLHPERIRKVSEHILTVYRDKTHRTLGDSMGFNAMLAVSSVEAAKLYYQELTRLQVGATRPLRIATIFSYAPNEEQRAIGEIMDEGFEPSALDYSAKEFLSQVIEEYNAAFKVNFGVDSDGFQNYYQDLSKRMKDREVDLLIVVGMFLTGFDAPRMNTLFVDKNLRYHGLLQAFSRTNRIYDATKTLGNIVCFRDLEPATIEALRLFGDEKSPYEILERSYKEYLEGFTDEQTHQAQRGYMEVVQELQRRFPDVDEIEKTQDKRAFVKLFGEYLRIDNVLQNFDEYVQLRALQQIDKEDAEAVETFRAAYGISEEELATMMTMELLPERAVQNYRSTYNDIREWLHKQRQGDAPKETLRDWDDVVFEVTLLKAQEINLDYILGLIFEHNKASMSKPDIVEEIRRIIRASVGSRAKEGLIVDFIHETDLDALETRADVITAFFSYAQERQRSEAEELIAEEGLNADAARRYIQTSLRREYASDQGTDLYDILPKMSPLNRNYLTKKQSVFERIAAFVEKFKGVGGEV
- a CDS encoding DUF6078 family protein, whose translation is MEHASCYTPRCTRREQCTLWHNALSEVEHSNSLLTITNPQLIDKAGGYDHCPNYYEYKLRRYARGLVWSYDDLTLAQWRQVQAQLNRQFGYSEMKRIRHGYVALSPEEQGVIAEIFTRIAPGSAPQYITYEEHYAKPPRVEGRAAHKLLKG